In the Commensalibacter nepenthis genome, TTTGGTGTTTTCAATGCTATTCGACAATCGTCAAATTTTGAAAGCTATTCTGGACAACAAGTCTCTTTATTCAGCCCTTCCCCTACCCCGATTACCACAAAGAACTTGAAGTATCCTTTGGATAAACAAAGCCATACCTATTGGTGGCAAGGGACGTTAAACGAATCTTTGACGAACGAATTTATAATTGAAGTTAATGAGGCCTTGATCGTTTATCGAGCATTTCAAGAATAATTAACGCTCGTACAAAAAATAGCAAAATATTTTTTACCAAGATTTGATTTTAAAACAATTATCCCTATCTATCATTCATCGAGCAAAATAACGATCAGGCAAATAACCAAGTTCTAGATATAACGAAAATAATTTATAACTATCTATTGATATAAAGACAGTGTTTAATTATGAATATGTTTTACACACTTCATTAAAAAGGGATCTCTTAATAAAGTGCTAGATAATATGAACTGGATTGATCTGGTTTGCCTTGGGGTGATTGTCCTAAGTGCTTTATCGGGATTAACCAGGGGCTTTACCCGAGAATTCATTGGTTTATTTGGATGGGTTGTTGCTGCAAGCCTTGCTAATCGTTGGTACCCTGATCTTGTGCCAAAGATCACCCCTTATATTAGCAATGAAACCCTCGCAGACATTGCATCATTTGCTATTATTTTTCTATTATGTTGCATTGTCATCAACACCCTTGCGAATGTAATTGTCGGTCAGAATTCAACTCGTTTTTCTATATTAGGAAGGTTGGATCGAATTTTGGGGGCTGCCTGTGGCGCAGTAAAAGGTTTTGCCACGCTAGCGATTATTTATATTTTGGGTGGAATTATTTTCCCTGCTGCACAATGGCCTGATACGTTGCAAGAAAGCCAAATGGTTCCTTATGTTTATCAAGGAGCTGCCTATATCAATGAATTATTACCCAGCTCTATGCAAAGGGATATCGTTGTACCACAGGTAAAAACACCCAGAAGTTCTTATCCCGCAGATACAAACACGAACACCAATGTAATTACTGATCCAAATGCGCCTATGCCTGCCACTGGACAACAGAATACCAACCAAGGGATTTCCCCTGATTATTAAGCTCATATTACTCTTTTACGATTATTTTGTTTTTCCCTTAACCACCACGGATTTATCATGACACATTCCTCTCTTTCTTCTCATGAACTTGATTTTATCGACGATGACGAATTCCACGAAGAATGCGGTGTTGTCGGTGTATGGACCACTCAAGATGCCGCTTCTTTGACCGCATTGGGGTTACATGCCTTGCAACATCGTGGACAAGAAGCCAGTGGCATTGTGACCTATGACGGGAATCAATTTCACACACATCGTGGTCTAGGATTGGTTGGAGAAGTCTTTGATGACCCCAGAGTGATTGCCTCTTTGCCAGGAGGAATGGGAATTGGTCATAACAGATATGCCACCACGGGTGAAACACAATTACGTAATGTGCAACCTTTATATGGTGATTTTGAATTTGGCGGGTTTGCGGTTGCGCATAACGGCAATTTAACCAACGCACAATTATTAAAACAATCTTTGGTGCGCAGAGGATGCTTATTTCAATCCAGCACAGACAGCGAAGTCTTTATCCATCTCATCGCAATTTCTTTATATAGCAACGTGATTGATCGTTTTATTGATGCGATTAAACAAGTTCAAGGGGCATATTCTTTGGTTGCTTTATCCAAAGACATGTTGATTGCTGCCAGAGATCCTTTGGGGGTTCGTCCATTAATTCTTGGAAAACTACCATATAGTCAAGATAAAAATTCATGGGTTGTTGCTAGTGAAACTTGTGCTTTATCCAGTATGGGTGCGGATTTTCTTCGTGATATCGAACCTGGCGAAGTCATTATTATAGATCAAGACGGTGTCCGTTCCATCCATCCGTTCTCTGACAATACGTCAAGTCGTTTTTGTATCTTTGAGTATGTATATTTCGCCAGACCTGATTCAGTCATTGAAAATAAATCCGTATATATAGCACGTAAAAAAATTGGTGCTGAACTAGCAAAAGAATCCCATGTTGAAGCTGACGTTGTCGTTCCTGTTCCTGATTCTGGTGTTCCAGCAGCGATTGGTTACGCCGAGGCAAGCAATATTCCTTTTGAGCTAGGGATCATTCGTAGCCATTATATTGGACGAACCTTTATTGAACCAACCGATCAAATCCGTAATCTAGGTGTTAAGCTTAAACATGCAACCAATCGTGCCGTCATTAACGGTAAACGTGTGATCTTAATTGATGATTCGATTGTTCGTGGAACCACATCCAAGAAAATCGTTGAAATGGTTAGAGCAGCTGGCGCAACAGAAGTTCATTTACGCATTGCCTCCCCACCTACACAACATTCTTGTTTTTATGGAATTGACACCCCTGCCGAAGAAAAATTATTGGCACATACCCATTCAATCGACGAAATGTGTAAATTAATTGGCGCAGATTCGTTGGGATTTGTGTCTGCTGAT is a window encoding:
- a CDS encoding CvpA family protein — its product is MNWIDLVCLGVIVLSALSGLTRGFTREFIGLFGWVVAASLANRWYPDLVPKITPYISNETLADIASFAIIFLLCCIVINTLANVIVGQNSTRFSILGRLDRILGAACGAVKGFATLAIIYILGGIIFPAAQWPDTLQESQMVPYVYQGAAYINELLPSSMQRDIVVPQVKTPRSSYPADTNTNTNVITDPNAPMPATGQQNTNQGISPDY
- the purF gene encoding amidophosphoribosyltransferase, producing MTHSSLSSHELDFIDDDEFHEECGVVGVWTTQDAASLTALGLHALQHRGQEASGIVTYDGNQFHTHRGLGLVGEVFDDPRVIASLPGGMGIGHNRYATTGETQLRNVQPLYGDFEFGGFAVAHNGNLTNAQLLKQSLVRRGCLFQSSTDSEVFIHLIAISLYSNVIDRFIDAIKQVQGAYSLVALSKDMLIAARDPLGVRPLILGKLPYSQDKNSWVVASETCALSSMGADFLRDIEPGEVIIIDQDGVRSIHPFSDNTSSRFCIFEYVYFARPDSVIENKSVYIARKKIGAELAKESHVEADVVVPVPDSGVPAAIGYAEASNIPFELGIIRSHYIGRTFIEPTDQIRNLGVKLKHATNRAVINGKRVILIDDSIVRGTTSKKIVEMVRAAGATEVHLRIASPPTQHSCFYGIDTPAEEKLLAHTHSIDEMCKLIGADSLGFVSADGLYRALEEEKRNNPNPQYCDACFTGDYPIPLTDHDMQLVKSK